One stretch of Lysobacter sp. TY2-98 DNA includes these proteins:
- the rbfA gene encoding 30S ribosome-binding factor RbfA: protein MPSKSFHRTDRVSAQLRRELGTLVHEAVRELGLPSVSVSDVEVTRDMAHAKVFVTALQPERAEEALKGLKEAAKQIRYELARAMKLRHVPELHFHYDASFDRGERIEQLLHANPPIQDADDDANASRDA, encoded by the coding sequence ATGCCGTCCAAGAGCTTCCATCGCACCGATCGCGTTTCCGCCCAGCTCCGCCGTGAGCTGGGCACGCTCGTGCACGAGGCTGTGCGCGAGCTGGGACTTCCTTCGGTGAGCGTGTCCGACGTCGAAGTCACGCGCGACATGGCGCACGCCAAGGTCTTCGTCACCGCGCTGCAGCCGGAGCGTGCCGAAGAGGCGCTGAAAGGCCTCAAAGAGGCGGCGAAGCAGATCCGCTACGAACTTGCCCGAGCGATGAAGCTACGGCACGTGCCGGAACTGCATTTCCATTACGACGCCTCGTTCGATCGCGGCGAGCGCATTGAACAATTGCTGCACGCCAATCCGCCGATCCAGGACGCCGACGACGACGCGAACGCATCGCGCGACGCCTGA
- the infB gene encoding translation initiation factor IF-2 codes for MSQQTTIRKLAELVNTPVEKLLEQLAEAGMKFSGPDQVVTSMEKVKLLGFLKRAHGKSDGAGAEADAAKKITLNRSRKQEITVGGGKAKQTVDVVVRKKVTLVRPEVGAASAGGETDERAEILRKLEESRQRNLDEQQRLAESDRRRAEEIERARLETEAAERARLEAEREKQAAAEVETETRRPTGGHGRPAPRAAEPARAPAHAPAHKTRGSHAMVAGVEDDDRASRFAGQMHLSAADRARRGAGGRGKPGGRPQRRQPDQSRTGTGFQRPTAPVRREVAIGETVTVAELAQKLALKGGDVVKALFKMGVMATINQAIDHDTAVLVTEELGHTAVRASENSAEELLIAHVEETQGEKTPRPPVVTIMGHVDHGKTSLLDYIRRTKVASGEAGGITQHIGAYHVETPKGVISFLDTPGHAAFSAMRARGAKLTDIVVLVVAADDGVMPQTIEAIQHAKSAGVPLVVAINKIDKSDADPSRVKNELLAHDIVAEEFGGDTQMVELSAKTGAGVDDLLDSLSLQAEVLELRAVPTGRATGVVIESSLDKGRGPVATLLVQSGELQKGDYVVCGVQYGRVRALFDENGKQVDKAGPSIPVQVLGLSGVPDAGDDLVVVDDERLAKDVAQQRDAKRREHRLVAQPGNRMEDILAQMGEGAGQLSLNLVVKADVQGSVQALRDSLTGLSNDQIRINVIGSGVGGITESDAQLAATSKATIIGFNVRADASARKVIENQGVDLRYFSIIYDVIDQVKQIASGVLGKEIREEIIGTAEVRDVFRSSKFGAVAGCMVVEGVVKRSKPIRVLRQQTVIFEGELESLRRFKENVDEVRQGTECGIGVKAYNDIKPGDQIECFERIEVQRTL; via the coding sequence ATGTCGCAGCAAACCACGATTCGCAAGCTCGCCGAACTGGTCAACACACCGGTCGAGAAGCTGCTGGAACAGCTGGCGGAAGCCGGCATGAAGTTCAGCGGCCCTGATCAGGTCGTGACCAGCATGGAGAAGGTGAAGCTGCTCGGCTTCCTCAAGCGTGCGCACGGCAAGAGCGACGGTGCGGGCGCCGAGGCCGACGCGGCCAAGAAGATCACGCTCAACCGCAGCCGCAAGCAGGAAATCACTGTGGGCGGCGGCAAGGCGAAGCAGACGGTCGACGTCGTCGTCCGCAAGAAAGTCACGCTGGTGCGCCCGGAAGTGGGTGCGGCTTCTGCGGGCGGTGAAACCGACGAGCGCGCCGAGATCCTGCGCAAGCTCGAGGAGTCGCGTCAGCGCAACCTCGACGAGCAGCAGCGTCTGGCCGAGTCGGACCGTCGCCGCGCAGAGGAAATCGAGCGCGCGCGTCTCGAGACGGAGGCCGCCGAGCGCGCTCGCCTTGAAGCCGAGCGCGAGAAGCAGGCGGCAGCCGAGGTGGAGACGGAAACGCGCCGTCCGACCGGCGGTCATGGCCGCCCGGCGCCGCGTGCGGCCGAACCGGCGCGCGCCCCGGCGCATGCGCCTGCCCACAAGACCCGCGGCTCGCACGCGATGGTCGCGGGCGTCGAGGACGACGACCGCGCCAGCCGCTTTGCCGGTCAGATGCACCTCAGCGCCGCCGACCGCGCGCGCCGTGGCGCGGGTGGACGCGGCAAGCCGGGTGGCAGGCCGCAGCGTCGCCAGCCGGACCAGAGCCGTACCGGTACCGGCTTCCAGCGCCCGACCGCACCGGTGCGGCGTGAAGTGGCGATCGGCGAGACGGTCACCGTCGCCGAACTCGCGCAGAAGCTCGCGCTCAAGGGCGGCGATGTCGTCAAGGCGCTCTTCAAGATGGGCGTGATGGCGACCATCAACCAGGCCATCGACCACGACACCGCGGTGCTCGTGACCGAGGAGCTGGGCCACACGGCTGTTCGCGCGTCCGAGAACTCGGCCGAGGAGCTGCTGATCGCGCACGTCGAGGAGACGCAGGGCGAGAAGACGCCGCGTCCGCCGGTCGTCACGATCATGGGCCACGTCGACCACGGCAAGACGTCGCTGCTGGACTACATCCGTCGCACGAAGGTCGCGTCGGGCGAAGCCGGCGGCATCACGCAGCACATTGGCGCGTACCACGTCGAAACGCCGAAGGGCGTCATCAGCTTCCTCGATACGCCGGGCCACGCCGCGTTCTCGGCGATGCGTGCCCGCGGGGCGAAGCTGACCGACATCGTGGTCCTGGTGGTCGCGGCCGACGACGGCGTCATGCCGCAGACGATCGAAGCGATCCAGCACGCGAAGTCTGCGGGCGTTCCGCTGGTGGTCGCGATCAACAAGATCGACAAGTCCGACGCCGACCCGAGCCGCGTCAAGAACGAACTGCTCGCGCACGACATCGTCGCGGAAGAATTCGGCGGCGATACGCAGATGGTCGAGCTGTCGGCGAAGACCGGCGCGGGCGTCGATGACCTGCTCGACTCGCTGAGCCTGCAGGCTGAAGTGCTCGAGTTGCGTGCAGTGCCGACCGGTCGTGCGACCGGCGTCGTTATCGAGTCGTCGCTGGACAAGGGCCGCGGCCCGGTCGCCACGCTGCTCGTGCAGTCGGGCGAGTTGCAGAAGGGCGACTACGTGGTCTGCGGCGTGCAGTACGGCCGCGTGCGTGCGCTGTTCGACGAGAACGGCAAGCAGGTCGACAAGGCGGGCCCGTCGATTCCGGTGCAGGTGCTCGGTCTGTCGGGCGTGCCGGATGCGGGCGACGACCTGGTCGTCGTCGACGACGAGCGCTTGGCGAAGGACGTCGCGCAACAGCGTGACGCCAAGCGTCGCGAGCATCGCCTCGTCGCGCAGCCGGGCAACCGCATGGAAGACATCCTCGCGCAGATGGGCGAGGGCGCCGGCCAGCTGTCGCTCAACCTCGTGGTCAAGGCGGACGTGCAGGGTTCCGTGCAGGCGCTGCGCGACTCGCTGACCGGCCTATCCAACGACCAGATCCGCATCAATGTGATCGGTTCGGGCGTGGGCGGTATCACCGAGTCCGACGCACAGCTGGCGGCGACGTCGAAGGCGACGATCATCGGCTTCAACGTCCGTGCCGATGCGTCGGCGCGCAAGGTCATCGAGAACCAGGGCGTCGACCTGCGTTACTTCTCGATCATCTACGACGTCATCGACCAGGTGAAGCAGATCGCGTCGGGCGTGCTCGGCAAGGAGATCCGCGAGGAGATCATCGGTACCGCCGAAGTGCGCGACGTGTTCCGTTCGTCGAAGTTCGGCGCGGTCGCGGGCTGCATGGTCGTCGAGGGCGTGGTGAAGCGCAGCAAGCCGATCCGCGTGCTGCGCCAGCAGACGGTCATCTTCGAAGGCGAGCTCGAGTCGCTGCGTCGCTTCAAGGAGAACGTGGACGAAGTGCGTCAGGGCACCGAATGCGGTATCGGCGTAAAGGCGTACAACGACATCAAGCCGGGCGACCAGATCGAATGCTTCGAGCGCATCGAGGTCCAGCGGACGCTCTGA
- the nusA gene encoding transcription termination factor NusA, which translates to MSKELLMVVDAVANEKGVPRDVIFEAIEAALASAAKKRYHDEDVLVRVTIDRKDGSYETFRRMEVVADDVVMESPDRQIRLMDAVDEVEGVEVGDFIEEQVENAEFGRIAAQAAKQVIVQKVREAERQQVIDAWKDRIGELVTGIVKRVERGNIYVDLGGNAEAIIPKDKGIPRDVLRTGDRVRGFLYDVRPEPRGPQIFISRAAPEFMMELFKLEVPEVGQGLVTIRACARDPGDRAKIAVLAHDNRTDPIGACIGMRGSRVQAVSNELNGERVDIILWSDNPAQFVINAMAPAEVQSIVVDEDKHSMDLAVAEERLAQAIGKGGQNVRLASRLTGWQLNVMTADQVQAKSEAEQAASRQLFQDKLEVDEEIAAILVTEGFNTVEEIAYVPVGELLAIEGFDEDIVEELRSRARDSLLNDALAEEESLEGQMPADDLLALEGMDEATAHALAANGIRTSEDLSELGADEVAEFGIEGLDEERAAALILAARAEEIARLERGE; encoded by the coding sequence ATGAGCAAGGAACTTCTGATGGTCGTGGACGCGGTCGCCAACGAGAAGGGCGTCCCGCGCGACGTCATTTTCGAAGCGATCGAAGCCGCGCTCGCGTCGGCCGCGAAGAAGCGGTACCACGACGAGGACGTGCTGGTGCGCGTCACGATCGACCGGAAGGACGGCAGCTACGAGACGTTCCGCCGCATGGAAGTCGTGGCCGATGACGTCGTCATGGAGTCGCCGGATCGCCAGATCCGCCTGATGGATGCCGTCGACGAAGTCGAAGGTGTCGAAGTCGGCGACTTCATCGAGGAGCAGGTCGAGAACGCCGAGTTCGGCCGCATCGCCGCGCAGGCTGCGAAGCAGGTCATCGTACAGAAGGTGCGCGAGGCCGAGCGTCAGCAGGTCATCGATGCATGGAAGGATCGCATCGGCGAGCTGGTGACGGGCATCGTCAAGCGCGTCGAGCGCGGCAATATCTATGTCGACCTCGGTGGCAACGCGGAAGCGATCATCCCGAAGGACAAGGGCATCCCGCGCGACGTGCTGCGCACCGGCGACCGCGTGCGCGGCTTCCTGTACGACGTGCGCCCGGAGCCGCGTGGCCCGCAGATCTTCATCAGCCGCGCCGCACCCGAATTCATGATGGAGCTGTTCAAGCTCGAAGTGCCGGAAGTCGGCCAGGGCCTCGTCACGATCCGCGCCTGCGCGCGTGATCCGGGCGACCGCGCGAAGATCGCGGTGCTCGCGCACGACAACCGTACCGATCCGATCGGCGCCTGTATCGGCATGCGCGGTTCGCGCGTGCAGGCCGTGAGCAACGAGCTCAACGGCGAGCGCGTCGACATCATCCTGTGGTCGGACAATCCGGCGCAGTTCGTCATCAACGCGATGGCGCCGGCGGAAGTGCAGTCGATCGTCGTCGACGAGGACAAGCATTCGATGGATCTCGCCGTCGCCGAAGAGCGCCTCGCGCAGGCGATCGGCAAGGGTGGCCAGAACGTGCGCCTCGCCAGCCGCCTGACCGGCTGGCAGCTCAACGTCATGACCGCCGACCAGGTGCAGGCCAAGAGCGAGGCCGAACAGGCCGCGTCGCGCCAGCTGTTCCAGGACAAGCTCGAAGTCGACGAGGAAATCGCGGCCATCCTAGTGACGGAAGGCTTCAACACCGTCGAGGAAATCGCCTACGTGCCGGTCGGCGAGCTGCTGGCGATCGAAGGCTTCGACGAGGACATCGTCGAGGAACTGCGTTCGCGTGCACGCGACTCGCTGCTCAACGATGCGCTGGCTGAAGAGGAGTCGCTGGAGGGGCAGATGCCTGCCGACGACCTGCTCGCGCTCGAAGGCATGGACGAGGCCACGGCCCACGCGCTCGCCGCGAACGGCATCCGCACCAGCGAGGACCTGTCCGAGCTGGGCGCCGACGAGGTGGCGGAATTCGGCATCGAGGGTCTGGACGAGGAGCGCGCCGCGGCGCTGATCCTCGCCGCTCGTGCCGAGGAGATCGCCCGTCTGGAACGCGGCGAGTAA
- the rimP gene encoding ribosome maturation factor RimP, which produces MADKATQITGLLAPTVEALGLELVGVEYLPAPGSAVLRLYIDVPEADAANGRMVGIEDCESVSREVSAQLDVEDPISVHYTLEVSSPGVDRPLFTAPQFARFVGEEAKVTLKLPQDGRRRLQGRIVAVEGDVVRMEVEGIGGQPLAIDIAIGNVEKARLVPDWVALGYAPQKESKGRGKAAKAPKKNTQPKPAGSNPSEAE; this is translated from the coding sequence ATGGCGGACAAAGCCACACAGATCACCGGACTTCTCGCACCGACGGTCGAGGCCCTGGGCCTTGAGCTGGTCGGCGTCGAATACCTGCCCGCCCCGGGCAGCGCGGTGCTGCGCCTTTACATCGACGTGCCGGAAGCCGATGCCGCGAACGGTCGCATGGTGGGCATCGAGGACTGCGAGAGCGTGAGCCGCGAAGTGTCGGCGCAGCTCGACGTCGAGGATCCGATCAGCGTGCACTACACGCTGGAAGTGTCGTCGCCCGGCGTCGATCGCCCCTTGTTCACCGCGCCGCAATTCGCGCGCTTCGTGGGCGAGGAAGCCAAGGTCACGCTGAAGCTGCCGCAGGATGGGCGCCGTCGCTTGCAGGGCCGCATCGTCGCCGTCGAAGGCGACGTCGTGCGTATGGAGGTCGAGGGCATCGGCGGTCAGCCGCTGGCGATCGATATCGCGATCGGCAACGTCGAAAAGGCGCGCCTGGTGCCCGATTGGGTCGCCCTGGGCTACGCGCCGCAGAAGGAATCGAAGGGCCGTGGCAAGGCTGCCAAGGCGCCGAAGAAGAACACCCAACCTAAGCCGGCGGGTTCGAACCCGTCCGAGGCGGAGTAA
- the nuoN gene encoding NADH-quinone oxidoreductase subunit NuoN — translation MPPPMIAPMPTAADLMPLIPEMVLAGAAFVLLMLDLFLDERRRIVTHTLAVVALVAVAAMVAGGVGDHGTFLGGMFVRDVAADVLKVAVLVTSALSMLYLWPFLRARELYRGEVAVLVLFATLGMMLLVSAGSLVMIYLGLEMLALCSYALVAIDRDSPLASEAAIKYFVLGSLASGLLLYGMSLVYGATGTLDLTRIADAVAQGQGGTMLVTGVVFMLGGVAFKFGGAPFHMWLPDVYTGAPTPITQFVGSAPKLASFGMAYRLFEVGAGGLDEKWRLLFAVIAVASLAIGNLGAMVQNNLKRMLAYSTVSHVGFLFMGIAGGGAQGFSAAMFYAISYALMAVAAFGTIVVMSARGFEADQIDDYKGLNARHPWLAGFVLCVMASLAGLPPFLGFWAKLAVLRAALDGGMMWLAIVGVVFAVIGAFYYLRVVKAMYFDPADGDAQPVVAARPLRIIFAVNALGLLGLGLAWSPVMAWCQRAFA, via the coding sequence ATACCGCCGCCCATGATCGCCCCGATGCCCACCGCCGCCGACCTGATGCCGCTCATCCCGGAGATGGTGCTGGCGGGCGCCGCCTTCGTCCTTCTGATGCTCGACCTGTTCCTCGATGAGCGCCGCCGCATCGTGACGCACACGCTCGCCGTCGTCGCGCTGGTCGCTGTCGCGGCGATGGTCGCCGGCGGCGTCGGCGACCACGGCACGTTCCTCGGCGGCATGTTCGTGCGCGACGTCGCGGCGGACGTGCTCAAGGTCGCCGTGCTGGTGACGTCTGCACTGTCGATGCTCTATCTGTGGCCGTTCCTGCGCGCACGCGAGCTCTATCGCGGTGAAGTCGCGGTGCTGGTGCTGTTCGCGACGCTCGGCATGATGCTGCTCGTGTCGGCCGGCAGCCTCGTGATGATCTATCTCGGCCTCGAGATGCTGGCACTGTGCTCGTACGCGCTGGTCGCGATCGATCGCGACAGCCCGCTGGCATCGGAGGCGGCGATCAAGTACTTCGTGCTCGGCTCGCTGGCTTCGGGTCTGCTGCTGTACGGCATGTCGCTGGTCTACGGCGCGACGGGCACGCTCGACCTGACGCGCATCGCGGATGCGGTCGCGCAGGGGCAGGGTGGGACGATGCTGGTGACGGGCGTGGTCTTCATGCTCGGTGGCGTCGCATTCAAGTTCGGCGGCGCGCCGTTCCACATGTGGCTGCCAGACGTCTACACCGGTGCGCCGACCCCGATCACGCAGTTTGTCGGTTCCGCGCCGAAGCTTGCGTCGTTTGGCATGGCGTATCGCCTGTTCGAGGTCGGCGCGGGCGGTCTGGACGAAAAGTGGCGCCTTCTGTTCGCGGTGATCGCCGTTGCCTCGCTCGCCATCGGCAACCTCGGCGCGATGGTGCAGAACAACCTCAAGCGCATGCTGGCCTACTCGACGGTGTCGCACGTCGGCTTCCTGTTCATGGGTATCGCGGGCGGCGGTGCGCAGGGCTTCTCGGCGGCGATGTTCTACGCGATCAGCTATGCGCTGATGGCGGTCGCGGCCTTCGGCACGATCGTCGTCATGTCGGCGCGTGGCTTCGAGGCCGACCAGATCGACGACTACAAAGGCCTCAACGCGCGTCATCCATGGCTTGCCGGCTTCGTGCTGTGCGTGATGGCCTCTTTGGCCGGCCTGCCGCCGTTCCTCGGCTTCTGGGCCAAGCTGGCGGTGCTGCGTGCAGCACTCGACGGCGGGATGATGTGGCTCGCGATCGTCGGCGTGGTGTTCGCGGTGATCGGCGCGTTCTACTACCTGCGCGTGGTCAAGGCCATGTACTTCGACCCGGCGGACGGCGATGCACAACCGGTCGTCGCAGCGCGCCCGCTTCGCATCATCTTCGCGGTCAATGCCCTCGGCCTGCTGGGCCTCGGCCTTGCGTGGAGCCCCGTGATGGCGTGGTGCCAGCGCGCCTTCGCCTGA
- a CDS encoding NADH-quinone oxidoreductase subunit M: protein MNGTFPLLSLLIWLPILAGFITLAFGNARPNAARWFAVASSVVVLALTVPLFTGFDFSNPGMQFEEARVWIAAYDIQYHLGTDGISAALIALTTFTSVLVLIGAWGSVDERVSQYYAAFLILEGLMIGVFAALDSMLFYVFFEGMLIPMFLIIGVWGGPRRIYASIKFFLYTFLGSLFMLVGLIYLYLKGGSWQLADMYALPLTMKEQTWLFFAFFIAFAVKVPMFPVHTWLPDAHVEAPTAGSVVLAAIMLKIGGYGFLRFALPIVPDASWAWAWLPLALSVIAVVYVGLVALAQDDMKKLIAYSSISHMGFVTIGTFIALSLVRENGNATGAELGLQGAMVQMISHGFVSGAMFSCVGVLYDRMHSRMIKDYGGVANVMPWFASFMVLFAMANAGLPGTSGFVGEFMVIVASFQKHPLLAFGGAFTLIIGAAYTLWLVKRVVWGEVGNAHVAELTDINKREGFVLGAFAVGVLVLGIWPKPLTDLMQPSIAQLAKQIESSKL, encoded by the coding sequence TTGAACGGGACCTTCCCCTTGCTGAGCCTCCTCATCTGGCTGCCGATCCTGGCCGGCTTCATCACGCTCGCCTTCGGCAACGCGCGTCCGAACGCGGCCCGCTGGTTCGCCGTCGCGAGCTCGGTCGTCGTGCTTGCGCTCACCGTGCCGCTGTTCACCGGTTTCGATTTCTCGAATCCCGGCATGCAGTTCGAGGAAGCGCGCGTCTGGATCGCCGCCTACGACATCCAGTACCACCTCGGCACCGACGGCATCTCCGCAGCGCTGATCGCACTCACGACGTTCACGTCCGTGCTGGTGCTGATCGGCGCATGGGGTTCGGTCGACGAACGCGTGAGCCAGTACTACGCCGCGTTCCTGATCCTCGAAGGCCTGATGATCGGCGTGTTCGCCGCGCTGGACTCGATGCTCTTCTATGTCTTCTTCGAAGGCATGTTGATTCCGATGTTTCTGATCATCGGTGTGTGGGGCGGCCCGCGCCGCATCTACGCGTCGATCAAGTTCTTCCTGTACACGTTCCTCGGCTCGCTGTTCATGCTGGTCGGGCTGATCTACCTGTACCTCAAGGGCGGTAGCTGGCAGCTCGCGGACATGTACGCGCTGCCGCTGACCATGAAGGAACAGACCTGGTTGTTCTTCGCGTTCTTCATCGCGTTCGCGGTGAAAGTGCCGATGTTCCCGGTGCACACGTGGTTGCCGGACGCGCACGTCGAAGCGCCGACGGCGGGTTCCGTCGTGCTGGCGGCGATCATGCTGAAGATCGGCGGATACGGCTTCCTGCGCTTCGCGCTGCCGATCGTTCCGGACGCGAGCTGGGCGTGGGCCTGGTTGCCGCTGGCGCTGAGCGTGATCGCGGTGGTGTATGTCGGCCTCGTCGCCCTGGCGCAGGACGACATGAAGAAGCTGATCGCGTATTCGTCGATCTCGCACATGGGCTTCGTCACCATCGGCACGTTCATCGCGCTGAGCCTCGTGCGCGAGAACGGAAACGCGACCGGCGCGGAACTCGGCCTGCAGGGCGCGATGGTGCAGATGATCAGCCACGGCTTCGTGTCGGGCGCGATGTTCAGCTGCGTCGGCGTGCTGTACGACCGCATGCACAGCCGCATGATCAAGGATTACGGCGGTGTCGCGAACGTCATGCCATGGTTCGCCAGCTTCATGGTGCTGTTCGCGATGGCGAACGCCGGCCTGCCGGGCACGTCGGGCTTCGTTGGCGAATTCATGGTCATCGTCGCGAGCTTCCAGAAGCACCCGCTGCTGGCGTTCGGTGGCGCGTTCACCCTCATCATCGGCGCGGCCTACACGCTCTGGCTGGTCAAGCGCGTGGTGTGGGGCGAGGTGGGCAATGCGCACGTCGCCGAGCTCACCGACATCAACAAGCGCGAAGGCTTCGTGCTGGGCGCGTTCGCCGTCGGCGTCCTCGTGCTCGGCATCTGGCCCAAGCCGCTCACCGACCTGATGCAGCCTTCGATCGCGCAGCTCGCCAAGCAGATCGAGTCGTCCAAGCTGTAA
- the nuoL gene encoding NADH-quinone oxidoreductase subunit L produces the protein MEHALSKSILVAIVLAPLIGSIVAGLFGRKIGRAGAHWVTILGVATSCVLSIGVLWTLVHHGAPPFNENLYTWFDIGGLQANVGFMVDRLTAMMMVVVTFVSLLVHIYTIGYMEEDPGYQRFFSYISLFTFSMLMLVMSNNFLQLFFGWEAVGLVSYLLIGFWFKKPTAVFANLKAFLVNRVGDFGFLLGIALVLFAFGSLDYGTVFARAPIATGHLLGDLFNHPGATSGMWSWSIMTVACICLFIGAMGKSAQVPLHVWLPDSMEGPTPISALIHAATMVTAGIFMVARMSPLFEMSQTALNFVLFIGATTAFFTGLIGMVQYDIKRVVAYSTLSQLGYMTVALGVSAYSTAVYHLMTHAFFKALLFLAAGSVIIGMHHEQDMRKMGGLRKYMPITYWTSLIGTLALVATPFFSGFYSKDMIIEAAKFAAEHREGLIPKYAYWCVLLGAFVTSFYSFRLLYMTFHGKERFRDASPSDAHHNVDAHAEGSQTLHEPLHDDDHGHHDDHGHGHHGPVEPHESPWVVTVPLILLAIPSALIGFFTAGPMLFGTDWTGHVKQFPFFMGAIDLQAARDTMAEIGKADWHGPVALALHGFLAPAFWLTLAGFLLATVMYWWKPELADRARRMFSWPVRVLENKYGFDNLWIDGFAGGGIGLGRVSRLFDSTVIDGVVVNGSARLVDVVARVTRRLQSGYLYHYAFAMIVGLILLLAYLIRGWH, from the coding sequence GTGGAACACGCCCTCTCCAAGTCCATCCTCGTCGCGATCGTCCTCGCGCCGCTGATCGGCTCGATCGTCGCCGGCCTGTTCGGCCGGAAGATCGGCCGCGCCGGCGCGCACTGGGTGACGATTCTCGGTGTCGCGACCAGCTGCGTGCTGTCGATAGGCGTGCTGTGGACGCTGGTGCATCACGGTGCGCCGCCGTTCAACGAGAACCTGTACACGTGGTTCGACATCGGTGGCCTGCAGGCGAACGTCGGCTTCATGGTCGACCGCCTGACCGCGATGATGATGGTCGTCGTCACCTTCGTGTCGCTGCTCGTGCACATCTACACGATTGGCTACATGGAGGAAGATCCGGGCTACCAGCGATTCTTCAGCTACATCTCGCTGTTCACTTTCTCCATGCTCATGCTGGTCATGAGCAACAACTTCCTGCAGCTGTTCTTCGGCTGGGAAGCGGTGGGCCTGGTCTCTTACCTGCTGATCGGCTTCTGGTTCAAGAAGCCGACCGCGGTGTTCGCGAACCTCAAGGCGTTCCTCGTCAACCGCGTCGGCGACTTCGGCTTCCTGCTGGGCATCGCGCTGGTCCTGTTCGCGTTCGGCTCGCTCGACTACGGCACCGTGTTCGCGCGCGCGCCCATCGCCACGGGCCATCTGCTGGGCGACCTGTTCAACCATCCGGGCGCGACCTCGGGCATGTGGTCGTGGTCGATCATGACCGTCGCCTGCATCTGCCTGTTCATTGGCGCGATGGGCAAGTCGGCGCAGGTGCCGCTGCACGTATGGCTGCCCGATTCGATGGAAGGCCCGACGCCGATCTCGGCGCTGATCCACGCGGCGACGATGGTGACCGCCGGCATCTTCATGGTGGCGCGCATGTCGCCGCTGTTCGAGATGAGCCAGACGGCGCTGAACTTCGTGCTCTTCATTGGCGCGACGACGGCATTCTTCACCGGCCTGATCGGCATGGTGCAGTACGACATCAAGCGCGTCGTCGCGTACTCGACGCTGTCGCAGCTCGGTTACATGACGGTGGCGCTCGGTGTCTCCGCATACTCGACCGCCGTGTACCACCTGATGACGCACGCGTTCTTCAAGGCGCTGCTGTTCCTCGCCGCGGGCTCCGTGATCATCGGCATGCACCACGAGCAGGACATGCGGAAGATGGGTGGCCTGCGCAAGTACATGCCGATCACCTACTGGACCAGCCTGATCGGCACGCTCGCGCTGGTGGCGACGCCGTTCTTCAGCGGCTTCTACTCGAAGGACATGATCATCGAGGCGGCCAAGTTCGCGGCCGAACATCGCGAAGGGCTGATCCCGAAGTATGCGTACTGGTGCGTGCTGCTCGGCGCCTTCGTGACGTCGTTCTACAGCTTCCGCCTGCTGTACATGACGTTCCACGGCAAGGAGCGTTTCCGCGACGCGTCGCCGTCGGACGCGCACCACAACGTCGACGCGCATGCCGAGGGTTCGCAGACGCTGCACGAGCCGCTGCATGACGACGACCACGGTCATCACGACGATCACGGTCATGGCCACCACGGCCCGGTTGAGCCGCACGAGTCGCCGTGGGTCGTCACCGTCCCGCTGATCTTGCTCGCGATTCCGTCGGCGCTGATCGGGTTCTTCACCGCGGGTCCCATGCTGTTCGGTACGGACTGGACCGGCCACGTGAAGCAGTTCCCGTTCTTCATGGGCGCGATCGACCTGCAGGCCGCACGCGACACGATGGCGGAGATCGGCAAGGCGGACTGGCACGGCCCCGTCGCACTGGCGTTGCATGGATTCCTGGCGCCGGCGTTCTGGCTGACGCTCGCGGGATTCCTGCTCGCCACCGTCATGTACTGGTGGAAGCCCGAACTCGCCGATCGTGCACGCCGCATGTTCTCGTGGCCGGTGCGCGTGCTCGAGAACAAGTACGGCTTCGACAACCTCTGGATCGACGGCTTCGCCGGCGGCGGCATCGGCCTCGGTCGCGTGTCGCGTCTGTTCGATTCGACAGTGATCGATGGCGTCGTCGTTAACGGCAGCGCCCGACTGGTCGATGTGGTCGCGCGCGTCACGCGCCGACTGCAGTCCGGCTACCTCTACCACTACGCGTTCGCGATGATCGTCGGCCTGATTCTGCTTCTGGCCTACCTCATCCGCGGCTGGCACTGA
- the nuoK gene encoding NADH-quinone oxidoreductase subunit NuoK produces the protein MAQGITLGHYLALGAVLFCIAVAGIFLNRRNIIVLLMSIELMLLSVNVNFVGFSRQLGDASGQVFVFFILTVAAAEAAIGLAILVTLFRNRRTINVAEVDSLKG, from the coding sequence ATGGCGCAGGGCATCACGCTCGGTCACTACCTCGCGCTCGGCGCGGTGCTGTTCTGCATCGCTGTCGCCGGCATCTTCCTCAACCGCCGCAACATCATCGTGCTCCTGATGTCGATCGAGCTGATGCTGCTGTCGGTGAACGTGAATTTCGTCGGGTTCTCCCGGCAACTCGGCGATGCGTCGGGTCAGGTGTTCGTCTTCTTCATCCTGACCGTCGCAGCGGCCGAAGCCGCCATCGGCCTGGCGATCCTCGTCACGCTGTTCCGCAACCGGCGCACGATCAACGTCGCCGAAGTCGATTCGCTGAAGGGTTGA